In Ramlibacter sp., the sequence TCGGGGGTGAGCAGCGCTGCGTCGCCGGCCAGCGCCTCGGTCACGAACATCTTTTCGCGCTGCGCGGCGGTCAGCGGCATGAACTTGATCTTGAAGGTGAAGCGGCGCAGCGCGGCCTGGTCGATGCGGTCCAGCAGGTTGGTGGTGCAGACAAAGATGCCCCTGAAGCGCTCCATGCCCTGCAGCATCTCGTTGACCTCGGTCACCTCGTAGCTGCGCTGCGCGCCGCGGCGGTCCTGCAGGAAGCTGTCGGCCTCGTCCAGCAGCAGCACGGCCTTTTCGGCCTCGGCCTCGCGGAACATGGCGGCCATGTTCTGCTCGGTCTCGCCCACGAACTTGCTCATCAGGTCACTGGCCTGCTTGACGATCAGCGGCCGCTCCAGCGCGCGCGCAATGTGCTCGGCCAGCGCGGTCTTGCCGGTGCCCGGCGCGCCGTAAAAGCACAGCGTGCCGTGGCCGCGCGACTTGAGCGCGGCCACGATGCGCGGCACCTCGAAGCGCGTTTCCACATGCAGCATGTCCAGGTCCCAGGTGGTCACGCTGGGCCGCTCGCCCGCGCCCTGCGCGCGGTTGCCCAGGGCCTGGTCGGCGTTGCGCAGCTGGCGGTCGATCAGGGCCTCGGTGTCCAGCGTGTCGGTGCGCGCCAGCCCGGCAAAGCGCACCGCGGTGCGGATCTGCGCGGGCGTGAGCCCCTTGCGTTCGGTCAGGCGCGCCACAAACGCGTCGGACACCGGCACCCCCTCCAGCGTCTTGCGCACCAGGCCCTCGCGCGCGCCCGGGGGCGGCGACTTGAGCTCCAGGTGGTAGGCAAAGCGGCGGCGAAAGGCCGGGTCGATCTGCTCGATGCGGTTGGTCACCCACAGCGTGGGCACGGCGTTGGACTCCAGGATCTGGTTGACCCAGGCCTTGCCGCTGACCGAACCGCTGGCGGGCGCGGCCACCTGCTCGGCGCGCGCCATGATCTGGGCCGCCTCGGAGCTGATGGGCGGGAACACGTCTTCCACCTCGTCAAACAGCAGCGCGGCCTGGGCGCTGCCCTTGAGGAACACCTGGGCGATCTGCAGCGAGCGATAGCGGTCACGCCCGCTCAGCGAGTTGCCGTCGCGGTCGGCGTATTCCACCTCGAACAGCTCCAGCCCCGCGGCCTGCGCCACCACCTTGGCCAGCTCGGTCTTGCCGGTGCCCGGCGGGCCGTACAGCAGCACGTTGACGCCGGGCTCCTTGCGGTCCACCGCGTTGCGCAGAAGCGCGCACAGCACCTGCACGTCTTCCTCGACAAAGCCAAAGTCATTCAGCGCGAGCCCGCTCTTGGCCGAGGGGCGGGTGAACACGGCCATGAGCTCGTTCTGGTCGCGGTACTCGCGCATCAGCACCGGAGGCAGCTTCTCGCTGACCTTCATCAGGTCGGCCAGGTCGGTGATGTTGTGCTCGGAGATCAGGTTCTCGACCAGGCCGATGCGCTCCAGCCGCGAGCCCGCGCGCAGCGCCTCGCCCACCTCGGTGGCGTTGACACCCGCGATCTCGGCAATGGCCGCATAGGCCTCGGGCGCGTTGTTGACCTTGAACTCCACCAGGATGCTGCGCAGGTCGCGCTGGTAGCGCGCCAGCGTGCCGTACAGCAGCAGCGCGCGCTCGGCGCGGTTGAGCTGCAGCAGGCCCGACAGCGCGTCGATGTTTTTCTCCACCAGCGTGCTCTGCTTCTTCAGGGCCTGGGTCAGCCAGTCGCCGGTGACGGCGAGCACCGAGAGCAGGTCTTTGGGCGCGTCCTTGGCGTATTCGTCCAGGTAGAAGAACAGCGTGCCTTCTTCATAGGGGCCGCGCCAGACGCCGTGGCGCTCAAGAAAGTCGGGCGTGGCCAGGGCTTCGTGGCCGCGCCAGAACTCGTTGTCCTTGCAGCGGCGGCCCAGGAACTCGCGCAGGCGCAGCAGTGCCGGGGCCGGCCAGGCCAGGTGGCGGCCGGCCAGCGAGAGCAGGCCGTTGAGGTCGCGCCGCACATTGAACTTGGCGCCCTGCTTGGCCGCCAGCGTGAGCACGAAATGCGAGCACATGAGGTCCAGCACCGGCGCGTCCTTGAGCCCGGGTGAGGGAAGTACCTGCAGATCGACCGAACGCTTGACCATCGAAAAGCCTCCAGCATGAAGCGCATGCCAATTCCACAATAACGCAGACTGAACCAACATGGAAGACACTGATTGTGGAAAAACTGCGACGTTCCGCGGGGTTTCACCACCACAATTGCGCGATGCCTGAACTCTCTGACATACGGAAAGCCGCCGAACGCCTGCGCGGCCAGGTGCTGGACACGCCCTGCGTGGAGTCGCGCACGCTGTCGCAGATCGTGGGCGCGCAGGTCTTCCTCAAGTTCGAGAACCTGCAATTCACCGCCTCGTTCAAGGAGCGCGGCGCCTGCAACAAGCTGGCGCAGCTGGGCAGCGAGGCTGCTCGCGGCGTGATTGCCATGAGCGCGGGCAACCACGCCCAGGGCGTGGCCTACCACGCGCAGCGGCTGGGCCTGCGCGCGGTCATCGTCATGCCGCGCTTCACGCCCGGCGTGAAGGTGGAGCGCACGCGCGGCTTTGGCGCCGAGGTGGTGCTGCACGGCGACACGCTGGACGAAGCCCGCCAGCATGCGCTGGCGCTGGCGGATCAGCAACAGCTCACCTTCGTCCACCCTTTTGACGACGAGGCCATCATCGCGGGCCAGGGAACCGTCGGGCTGGAAATGCTGCAGGCCGTGCCCGAGCTCGACACGCTGGTGATTGCCGTGGGCGGCGGCGGGTTGATCGCGGGCATTGCCACGGCGGCGCGGGCCCTCAAGCCCGGCATCGAGATCGTGGGCGTGCAGACCCAGCGCTTCCCGGGCATGTTCAACGCCATCAAGCACACCGACCACGCCATGGGGCAAAGCTCGATTGCCGAGGGCATTGCGGTGGCCTCGCCGGGGCAGATCACGCGCGGCATCGTGGCACAGCTGGTGGACGATCTGGTGCTGGTGGACGAGGGCGACATCGAGCAGGCCATCGTGATGCTGCTCGAGATTGAA encodes:
- a CDS encoding AAA family ATPase; this encodes MVKRSVDLQVLPSPGLKDAPVLDLMCSHFVLTLAAKQGAKFNVRRDLNGLLSLAGRHLAWPAPALLRLREFLGRRCKDNEFWRGHEALATPDFLERHGVWRGPYEEGTLFFYLDEYAKDAPKDLLSVLAVTGDWLTQALKKQSTLVEKNIDALSGLLQLNRAERALLLYGTLARYQRDLRSILVEFKVNNAPEAYAAIAEIAGVNATEVGEALRAGSRLERIGLVENLISEHNITDLADLMKVSEKLPPVLMREYRDQNELMAVFTRPSAKSGLALNDFGFVEEDVQVLCALLRNAVDRKEPGVNVLLYGPPGTGKTELAKVVAQAAGLELFEVEYADRDGNSLSGRDRYRSLQIAQVFLKGSAQAALLFDEVEDVFPPISSEAAQIMARAEQVAAPASGSVSGKAWVNQILESNAVPTLWVTNRIEQIDPAFRRRFAYHLELKSPPPGAREGLVRKTLEGVPVSDAFVARLTERKGLTPAQIRTAVRFAGLARTDTLDTEALIDRQLRNADQALGNRAQGAGERPSVTTWDLDMLHVETRFEVPRIVAALKSRGHGTLCFYGAPGTGKTALAEHIARALERPLIVKQASDLMSKFVGETEQNMAAMFREAEAEKAVLLLDEADSFLQDRRGAQRSYEVTEVNEMLQGMERFRGIFVCTTNLLDRIDQAALRRFTFKIKFMPLTAAQREKMFVTEALAGDAALLTPEVRERLARLDQLCPGDFAAVKRQVDILAAEFTAAEFLDQLEAERRIKPEVRENRGMGFIQ
- a CDS encoding threonine ammonia-lyase — its product is MPELSDIRKAAERLRGQVLDTPCVESRTLSQIVGAQVFLKFENLQFTASFKERGACNKLAQLGSEAARGVIAMSAGNHAQGVAYHAQRLGLRAVIVMPRFTPGVKVERTRGFGAEVVLHGDTLDEARQHALALADQQQLTFVHPFDDEAIIAGQGTVGLEMLQAVPELDTLVIAVGGGGLIAGIATAARALKPGIEIVGVQTQRFPGMFNAIKHTDHAMGQSSIAEGIAVASPGQITRGIVAQLVDDLVLVDEGDIEQAIVMLLEIEKTLVEGAGAAGLAALLKYPQRFAGRKVGLVLCGGNIDPLLLAAIIERGMVRAGRLTRIRVSARDVPGTLARITALVSEAGANIDEVHHQRAFTTLAAQNVEVELVLQTRGHEHVASVLAQLNAAGLQAAAV